A single window of Phyllostomus discolor isolate MPI-MPIP mPhyDis1 chromosome 13, mPhyDis1.pri.v3, whole genome shotgun sequence DNA harbors:
- the CLDN5 gene encoding claudin-5 encodes MGSVALEILGLVLCLVGWVGLILACGLPMWQVTAFLEHNIVTAQTTWKGLWMSCVVQSTGHMQCKVYDSVLALSTEVQAARALTVSAVLLALVALFLTLAGAQCTTCVAPGPIKARVALTGGALYALCGLLALVPLCWFANIVVREFYDPNVPVSNKYELGAALYIGWAASALLMCGGGLVCCGAWVCTGRPDLSFPVKYSAPRRPTTSGDYDKKNYV; translated from the coding sequence ATGGGGTCAGTAGCGCTGGAGATCCTCGGCTTGGTGCTGTGCCTGGTAGGCTGGGTGGGCCTGATTCTGGCATGCGGGCTGCCAATGTGGCAGGTGACCGCTTTCCTGGAACACAACATCGTGACGGCGCAGACCACCTGGAAGGGGCTGTGGATGTCGTGCGTGGTGCAGAGCACCGGGCATATGCAATGCAAGGTCTACGACTCGGTGCTGGCACTGAGCACCGAGGTGCAGGCGGCGCGGGCGCTCACGGTGAGCGCCGTACTGCTGGCGCTCGTAGCGCTCTTCCTGACCCTGGCGGGCGCTCAGTGCACCACCTGCGTGGCCCCGGGTCCCATCAAGGCGCGCGTGGCTCTCACGGGTGGCGCGCTGTATGCGCTCTGCGGGCTGCTGGCGCTCGTGCCGCTCTGCTGGTTCGCCAACATCGTGGTCCGCGAATTCTACGACCCAAACGTTCCAGTGTCGAACAAGTACGAACTGGGTGCCGCGCTGTACATCGGCTGGGCAGCCTCAGCGCTGCTCATGTGCGGCGGCGGCCTCGTGTGCTGTGGAGCCTGGGTCTGCACCGGTCGTCCCGACCTCAGCTTCCCTGTCAAGTACTCAGCGCCGCGGCGGCCCACGACCAGCGGCGACTACGACAAGAAAAACTATGTCTGA
- the CDC45 gene encoding cell division control protein 45 homolog → MFVSDFRKEFYEVVQNQRVLLFVASDVDALCACKILQALFQCDHVQYTLVPVSGWQELETAFLEHKEQFHYFILINCGANADLLDILQPDEDAVFFVCDTHRPVNVVNVYNDTQIKLLIKQDDDLEVPAYDDIFRDEEEDEEHSENEKDDGPEPSEKRTRLEGLEEEIVARTMKRRERREWEARRRDILFDYEQYEYHGTSSAMVMFDLAWMMSKDLNDMLWWAIVGLTDQWVQDKITQMKYVTDIGILQRHVSRHNHRDEDEENALSVDCMRISFEYDLRLVLYQHWSLHDSLCNTCYTAARFKLWSVHGQKRLQEFLADMGLPLKQVKQKFQSMDSSLKENLREMIEESANKFGMKDMRVQTFSIHFGFKHKFLASDVVFATMSLMERPEKDSSGTDNFIQALDSLSRGNLDKLYHGLELAKKQLLATQQTIASCLCTNLVISQGPFLYCSLMEGTPDVALFSKPVSLSLLSRHLLKSFVYSTKNRRCKLLPLVMAAPLNAEQGTVTVVGIPPETDSSDRKNFFGRAFEKAAEGTNSRTLHNYFDLSVIELKAEDRSKFLDALVSLLS, encoded by the exons ATGTTCGTGTCCGATTTCCGCAAAGAGTTCTACGAGGTGGTCCAGAACCAG AGGGTCCTTCTCTTCGTGGCTTCGGACGTGGATGCTTTGTGCGCTTGCAAGATCCTTCAG GCCCTGTTCCAGTGTGATCACGTACAGTATACACTGGTTCCTGTCTCTGGGTGGCAAGAACTTGAAACTGCATTTCTTGAACATAAAGAGCAG ttccatTATTTTATCCTCATTAACTGTGGAGCTAATGCAGACCTATTGGATATCCTCCAACCTGATGAAGATgctgtattttttgtgtgtgacacCCATAGGCCAGTCAATGTTGTGAATGTGTACAATGACACCCAG aTCAAACTACTCATTAAACAAGATGACGACCTTGAAGTTCCTGCCTACGATGACATCTTCAGGGACGAAGAGGAGGATGAAGAGCATTcggaaaatgaaaaagatgatgGACCAGAGCCTTCTGAGAAGCGCACACGGTTAGAAGGGTTAGAAGAG GAGATAGTAGCACGAACCATGAAAAGGAGGGAGCGAAGAGAGTGGGAAGCCCGAAG AAGAGACATCCTCTTTGACTACGAACAGTATGAATATCATGGGACATCG tcAGCCATGGTGATGTTCGACCTGGCATGGATGATGTCCAAAGATCTGAATGACATGCTGTG GTGGGCCATCGTTGGACTAACGGACCAGTGGGTACAGGACAAGATCACCCA GATGAAGTACGTGACAGATATCGGCATCCTGCAGCGGCACGTGTCCCGGCACAACCACCGGGACGAGGACGAAGAGAATGCCCTCTCTGTGGACTGTATGCGAATCTCCTTTGAGTATGA CCTCCGCCTGGTGCTCTACCAGCACTGGTCCCTCCACGACAGCCTGTGCAACACGTGCTACACTGCAGCCAGGTTCAAGCTGTGGTCTGTGCACGGGCAGAAGCGGCTCCAGGAGTTCCTCGCGGACATGGG TCTCCCCTTGAAACAAGTGAAGCAGAAGTTTCAGTCTATGGACAGCTCCTTGAAGGAGAATTTGCGGGAGATGATTGAAGAATCTGCAAATAAATTTGG GATGAAGGACATGCGCGTACAGACTTTCAGCATTCATTTTGGCTTCAAGCATAAGTTCCTGGCCAGTGATGTGGTCTTTGCTACCATGTCACTGATGGAGAGACCTGAGAAGGACAGCTCAGGGACAGATAACTTCATCCAGGCTCTGGACAGTCTCTCCAG GGGTAACCTGGACAAGCTGTACCATGGCTTGGAGCTTGCCAAGAAGCAGCTGCTAGCTACACAGCAGACCATCGCCAGCTGCCTCTGCACCAACCTCGTCATCTCCCAGGGCCCTTTCCTCTACTGCTCCCTCATGGAG GGCACTCCAGACGTCGCACTGTTCTCCAAGCCAGTGTCCCTGAGTCTGCTCAGCAGACACCTGCTCAAGTCCTTTGTGTATTCG ACGAAGAACCGGCGCTGTAAGCTGCTGCCCTTGGTGATGGCTGCCCCACTGAATGCGGAGCAGGGCACAGTGACGGTGGTGGGCATCCCTCCGGAGACGGACAGCTCAGACAGAAAGAA CTTTTTTGGGCGGGCATTCGAGAAAGCAGCAGAGGGTACTAACTCCCGGACACTGCACAACTACTTTGATCTGTCAG TAATTGAACTGAAAGCGGAGGATCGGAGCAAGTTTTTAGATGCGCTTGTTTCCCTTCTGTCCTGA